A window of Maioricimonas rarisocia genomic DNA:
ACTTTCTGCGGTGCCGGGTCGAAGATGGCTGCGAACAGCCGGCGGTTGATCGTGAGGATGATGACCGCCAGCAGCAGTGCCACGATCTCAGGCCTGGCTCCCCCTCCCCAGTTGAACAGCCAGGCGAACAGCGAGAGCAATCCCAGATCAGCAACGATGGTACTGCCGATCAGATGAGATCGTTTGCTGACGGTTGCCTCCGTCCGGGCGAACCAGGTGACGCCGATGATGTAGATCCCCAGGCCCGCGGCCACCCACAGCTGCGGCAATCCCCAGATCCCGACAAACCGTGGATCGGCCGAACTGGCTCCCAGGATCACATTGAGGAACCGGCAGGCCCCCATGAGAACCGGGCCGAGCGGCGTTCGCTTGCCATAGCTGTCGTAGGCGAAGATCGTCCCGGTCAGGATGAGGGCCACCAGCAGCGGATTGATTGAGAATGTTCCCGTCAGCGGAGAGGCGTCGGTGCGGATTCCCGCCAGAGTCGCACAGGCCAGACCTCCCACCACCAGTAGTGAACCGAGTGTCACTGCCGCACGCAGGCTGACGCGTCCCGAGGGGATCGGCCTGGTCGGGCGCTCGCGGGCGTCCTGCTCCCGGTCGAACACGTCGTTGAAGACCATGCCGGCCAGGTACAGACCGGTCGACGCGAGCAGTAGCGCGATGAACTCCGGGAGGGGAGCCAGCGTGCGATGCACGAGGAGGAAGCCGAGAAAGATGTCGGCCATCGCGGTAAAAACAGCGGGAGCGCGACAGAGCTGCAGGTAGGTGCGGAACGATGCCATGGAAGCCGTCAGCAGGAGTCGTCGTTGAACAGTGAGGGAACGTCTGGGGCGCGAGTGTCTCAGAGCGAGAGGGCCTCGTCCATGCGGCGGGCGATTTCTTCCAGCCGCTCGCGGCCGCCCCCCTTCACTTCCGCAGTCGCCCAGCCGGAGAAGCCGATC
This region includes:
- a CDS encoding UbiA family prenyltransferase → MASFRTYLQLCRAPAVFTAMADIFLGFLLVHRTLAPLPEFIALLLASTGLYLAGMVFNDVFDREQDARERPTRPIPSGRVSLRAAVTLGSLLVVGGLACATLAGIRTDASPLTGTFSINPLLVALILTGTIFAYDSYGKRTPLGPVLMGACRFLNVILGASSADPRFVGIWGLPQLWVAAGLGIYIIGVTWFARTEATVSKRSHLIGSTIVADLGLLSLFAWLFNWGGGARPEIVALLLAVIILTINRRLFAAIFDPAPQKVQTAVRTMLMSLIMLDASLIYFKLGPEGVPFAIATALLLIPSILLGRWMSMT